Proteins encoded within one genomic window of Microbacterium sp. zg-B185:
- a CDS encoding class I SAM-dependent methyltransferase has product MDLTELTALLTPEGLRLLDSTDAVDSTEDVARTVTRLRKAGHSPELVSAVVGQARLRVRARAKFGDFADRMLFTRAGLEQATRLAVAAGHAGRFRAAGITTVADLGCGIGGDALGFAALGLRVDAVEADEVTAAIAAYNLAPFGDAVTVRHGTAESLAPTVAASENPVGVWLDPARRTSGHSETARVRPEDYSPPLDWAFELAQRIPTGIKLGPGLDRGMIPDNVEAQWVSADGSTVELVLWSGRLAREGVRRAALVLRGDDAWELTSATDAADEPVRPLGAFVHEPDGSVIRARLIGDVARALDAGMLSDQIAYLTSDAALTSPFVASFRVREVLPTEVRALSRALRDRGIGRLEIKKRGVDIDPAAYRKQLKLRGDESATLILTRVGSKRIAILADRVLD; this is encoded by the coding sequence GTGGACCTGACCGAGTTGACCGCCCTGCTCACCCCCGAAGGGCTGCGGCTGCTGGATTCCACCGACGCCGTCGATTCGACCGAAGACGTGGCCCGCACCGTGACGCGGCTGCGCAAGGCGGGACACTCCCCCGAACTGGTCTCCGCGGTCGTCGGCCAGGCACGGCTGCGCGTGCGGGCTCGCGCCAAGTTCGGCGACTTCGCCGATCGGATGCTGTTCACCCGGGCGGGCCTGGAGCAGGCCACGCGTCTCGCGGTCGCGGCCGGCCACGCGGGCCGGTTCCGCGCCGCCGGGATCACCACCGTGGCCGATCTGGGCTGCGGGATCGGCGGCGACGCCCTCGGGTTCGCCGCGCTCGGACTGCGCGTGGACGCGGTCGAAGCCGACGAGGTGACCGCCGCGATCGCCGCGTACAACCTCGCTCCGTTCGGGGATGCCGTCACGGTCCGCCACGGCACAGCCGAGTCGCTCGCGCCGACCGTCGCGGCATCCGAGAACCCCGTCGGGGTGTGGCTGGATCCGGCCCGCCGCACCTCGGGACACTCCGAGACCGCGCGCGTGCGCCCCGAGGATTACTCCCCCCCGCTGGACTGGGCGTTCGAGCTGGCGCAGCGCATCCCCACCGGGATCAAACTGGGGCCCGGGCTGGACCGCGGGATGATCCCCGACAACGTCGAGGCGCAGTGGGTCAGCGCGGACGGATCGACGGTCGAGCTGGTCCTGTGGTCCGGGCGCCTGGCGCGCGAGGGCGTGCGCCGAGCTGCGCTCGTGCTGCGCGGCGACGACGCCTGGGAGTTGACCTCCGCCACGGATGCCGCGGACGAACCCGTCCGGCCCCTCGGCGCGTTCGTGCACGAGCCGGACGGCTCGGTGATCCGCGCACGTCTGATCGGCGACGTCGCGCGGGCACTGGACGCGGGGATGCTGTCGGATCAGATCGCGTACCTGACCTCGGATGCGGCGCTGACCAGTCCGTTCGTCGCCAGCTTCCGGGTGCGCGAGGTGCTGCCGACCGAGGTGCGGGCGCTCTCGCGCGCGCTGCGCGATCGCGGCATCGGCCGGCTCGAGATCAAGAAGCGGGGCGTGGACATCGATCCGGCGGCTTACCGCAAGCAGCTGAAGCTCCGCGGGGACGAGTCGGCGACCCTGATCCTCACCCGTGTCGGGTCCAAGCGGATCGCGATCCTCGCAGACCGGGTGCTCGACTAG
- the tsaD gene encoding tRNA (adenosine(37)-N6)-threonylcarbamoyltransferase complex transferase subunit TsaD, with product MNRAEPLVLGIETSCDETGIGIVRGRTLLSNTIASSMDEHARYGGVVPEVAARAHLEALTPSIEAALAEAGVSLADLDAIAVTSGPGLAGALMVGIGAAKALAVSLGTPLYAVNHLVGHIAADILDAEAPPLEYPTVALLVSGGHTSLLLVRDLTSDVELLGETLDDAAGEAFDKVARLLGLPYPGGPEIDRAAASGDPRAIAFPRGLSRASDVAKHRYDFSFSGLKTAVARWTEQRALRQAQEPEADWSVPIADVAASFREAVVDVLVTKALAACADHGVPRLLLGGGVIANRRLREVAIERADAAGVALRIPPLSLCTDNGAMIAALASELIMAGNEPSAWGFGADSTLPVTEIQVAEEAA from the coding sequence ATGAACCGCGCCGAGCCCCTGGTTCTGGGCATCGAGACCAGCTGCGACGAGACCGGGATCGGAATCGTCCGCGGCCGCACCCTGCTGAGCAACACGATCGCCTCCAGCATGGACGAGCACGCGCGCTACGGCGGCGTCGTGCCCGAAGTCGCGGCGCGTGCGCACCTCGAGGCGCTCACGCCCTCGATCGAGGCGGCGCTCGCCGAAGCCGGGGTGTCGCTCGCGGACCTCGACGCGATCGCCGTGACCTCCGGCCCGGGGCTGGCCGGCGCCCTCATGGTCGGCATCGGCGCCGCGAAGGCGCTCGCCGTCTCGCTCGGCACACCGCTGTACGCCGTCAACCACCTGGTCGGGCACATCGCCGCCGACATCCTCGACGCCGAAGCCCCGCCACTGGAATACCCCACGGTCGCGCTTCTGGTCAGCGGCGGACACACCTCGCTCCTGCTCGTGCGCGACCTCACCTCGGACGTCGAGCTGCTCGGCGAGACGCTGGACGATGCCGCCGGCGAGGCCTTCGACAAGGTCGCGCGCCTGCTCGGGCTGCCCTACCCCGGCGGCCCCGAGATCGATCGGGCTGCGGCATCGGGCGACCCGCGCGCCATCGCGTTCCCCCGTGGACTGTCGCGGGCGAGCGATGTGGCCAAGCACCGCTACGACTTCTCCTTCTCGGGGCTGAAGACCGCCGTCGCCCGCTGGACCGAGCAGCGCGCCCTTCGGCAGGCTCAGGAACCCGAAGCCGATTGGTCGGTCCCGATCGCGGACGTCGCGGCATCCTTTCGTGAGGCCGTCGTGGACGTGCTGGTCACCAAGGCGCTCGCCGCCTGCGCCGACCACGGCGTTCCGCGCCTGCTCCTCGGCGGCGGCGTGATCGCCAACCGCCGCCTGCGCGAGGTCGCCATCGAGCGAGCGGATGCCGCGGGCGTCGCCCTGCGCATCCCACCCCTGTCGCTGTGCACGGACAACGGTGCGATGATCGCGGCCCTGGCATCGGAGCTGATCATGGCCGGCAACGAGCCCTCCGCCTGGGGATTCGGCGCGGACTCCACCCTGCCGGTCACCGAGATCCAGGTCGCGGAGGAGGCGGCGTGA
- the rimI gene encoding ribosomal protein S18-alanine N-acetyltransferase, translating to MTRRAATADDLGAIMALERASFPTDAWSEAMMREELASPHGWYVVVEEAGRIIGYGGLRAVRGGTDADIQTIALAEGFRGQGRGRALLTALLDEAVRRGVRDVFLEVRADNPVAQSLYASEGFAEVGRRPRYYQPDDVDAIVMRLDLRGWSARPTRSGAGAPDARRITPAKTSETDPTPAESRASAAGTAADVRSYAPGSPETDAGACT from the coding sequence ATGACTCGGCGCGCCGCGACGGCGGACGACCTCGGGGCGATCATGGCTCTCGAGCGCGCATCGTTCCCGACCGACGCGTGGTCGGAGGCGATGATGCGCGAGGAACTCGCCTCGCCGCACGGCTGGTACGTCGTGGTGGAGGAGGCGGGCCGCATCATCGGATACGGCGGACTGCGCGCCGTGCGCGGCGGCACGGATGCGGACATCCAGACGATCGCGCTGGCCGAAGGATTCCGCGGTCAGGGGCGCGGGCGGGCGCTGCTGACCGCCCTGCTGGACGAGGCGGTGCGTCGCGGCGTGCGGGACGTGTTCCTGGAGGTCCGCGCGGACAACCCCGTCGCACAGTCGCTGTACGCCTCGGAGGGCTTCGCCGAGGTGGGGCGCCGGCCGCGGTACTACCAGCCCGACGATGTGGACGCCATCGTGATGCGGCTGGATCTGCGCGGCTGGAGTGCCCGGCCGACCCGATCCGGCGCCGGTGCGCCGGACGCGCGGCGCATAACTCCTGCAAAAACGTCCGAGACCGATCCGACACCCGCGGAATCCCGCGCGTCCGCCGCCGGCACCGCCGCGGATGTGAGGAGTTATGCGCCGGGATCCCCGGAGACCGACGCGGGAGCGTGCACATGA
- the tsaB gene encoding tRNA (adenosine(37)-N6)-threonylcarbamoyltransferase complex dimerization subunit type 1 TsaB — translation MILAIDTSVGTAVAVAEDDGVVLAESASENPLGHAEVIGGMLHSTLAAASVAPESSAEALTHVAAGMGPGPFTGLRVGIAAARAFALGRGIPVVPVVSHDAVALEVYLSGALSGTEIARFAVVTDARRREFAFTVYDGIDPDGLPVRAAEPALIPREELDARLAELGAQRRDAAAVSAAMLAIVAGRAVAAGRVSDRTEPLYLRSPDVTMPHGPKRVTA, via the coding sequence GTGATCCTCGCCATCGACACCTCGGTCGGCACCGCTGTGGCGGTGGCCGAAGACGACGGGGTGGTGCTCGCCGAGTCCGCGAGCGAGAACCCCCTCGGTCACGCCGAGGTGATCGGCGGGATGCTGCACTCGACGCTGGCCGCGGCATCCGTCGCACCCGAGTCCTCCGCCGAAGCCCTCACACACGTCGCCGCGGGAATGGGCCCGGGGCCGTTCACCGGCCTGCGGGTCGGGATCGCGGCAGCACGCGCGTTCGCGCTGGGCCGCGGCATCCCGGTGGTGCCGGTGGTCAGCCACGACGCCGTCGCGCTGGAGGTCTACCTGTCCGGCGCGCTGAGCGGCACCGAGATCGCCCGATTCGCCGTCGTGACCGATGCGCGCCGCCGCGAGTTCGCGTTCACCGTGTACGACGGGATAGACCCGGACGGACTCCCGGTGCGCGCCGCCGAGCCGGCCCTGATCCCGCGAGAGGAGCTCGACGCGCGGCTGGCCGAGCTGGGCGCGCAGCGGCGTGACGCCGCCGCGGTCTCCGCCGCGATGCTCGCGATCGTCGCCGGCCGGGCCGTGGCAGCGGGTCGCGTCTCGGACCGCACCGAGCCGCTGTACCTGCGCTCGCCCGACGTGACGATGCCGCACGGACCCAAGCGGGTGACGGCATGA
- the tsaE gene encoding tRNA (adenosine(37)-N6)-threonylcarbamoyltransferase complex ATPase subunit type 1 TsaE yields the protein MSGLDPLVGRYEIGSPDDMEAFGERIGGMLRPGDLVVLTGALGAGKTTLTRGIAAGLGVRGPVQSPTFVIARTHPSLVGGAPLVHVDAYRLGSALELDDLDIDVDRSVVIVEWGSGMVDGLRDQWWEVELERQLGGLGAETMCGDPSRAAQELDADAPRILTVSRRP from the coding sequence ATGAGCGGGCTGGATCCGCTCGTGGGGCGCTACGAGATCGGCAGCCCGGACGACATGGAGGCGTTCGGCGAACGCATCGGGGGGATGCTGCGCCCCGGGGATCTGGTGGTCCTGACCGGCGCGCTCGGGGCGGGAAAGACCACCCTGACGCGCGGCATCGCGGCCGGGCTCGGCGTGCGTGGACCGGTGCAGAGCCCGACCTTCGTGATCGCGCGGACGCATCCGTCGCTGGTCGGCGGTGCGCCGCTCGTGCACGTCGACGCGTACCGGCTCGGCTCGGCGCTCGAGCTGGACGACCTCGACATCGACGTGGACAGGTCGGTCGTGATCGTCGAGTGGGGCAGTGGCATGGTCGACGGACTGCGCGACCAGTGGTGGGAGGTCGAACTCGAGCGGCAGCTCGGCGGACTCGGCGCCGAGACGATGTGCGGCGACCCGTCGCGCGCCGCGCAGGAGCTGGACGCCGACGCGCCGCGCATCCTCACGGTCTCGCGTCGGCCGTAG
- the alr gene encoding alanine racemase, with product MTRLPAGVLREATIDVGAITANVRHLRALTDSEIIAVVKADGYGHGAVRSAVAALEGGASRLGVADIGEALALRRAGITAPILAWLHAPGTSFVEAASAGIELGISNVDQLLQAAAAASADRAVGVHLKLETGLARNGVAPEDQRVVFAEAARLERIGKLRVIGLFSHLSNTSAEDDRAALRVFHEGVGIAASAGLAPPLHHIAATHAAIALPEARLGCVRIGIGLYGLSPFADRSSAELGLRPAMTLRAAVAAVRRVPAGHGVSYGYAYRTDRETTLALVPLGYADGVPRQASGAGPVLIGGRRHRVAGRIAMDQFVVDVGDAEVAVGDEAVLFGDPTLGAPAADEWADAAGTINYEIVTRIGPRVGRRQVSA from the coding sequence GTGACCCGGCTGCCGGCGGGCGTGCTGCGCGAGGCGACCATCGACGTCGGGGCGATCACGGCGAACGTCCGGCACCTGCGGGCGCTCACCGACTCGGAGATCATCGCCGTCGTCAAAGCCGACGGCTACGGCCACGGCGCCGTGCGTTCCGCCGTCGCCGCGCTCGAGGGAGGCGCGAGCCGCCTGGGCGTCGCCGACATCGGCGAAGCGCTCGCCCTCCGCCGCGCCGGCATCACGGCGCCGATCCTCGCGTGGCTGCATGCCCCCGGCACCTCCTTCGTCGAGGCGGCGTCGGCCGGGATCGAGCTCGGCATCTCGAACGTCGATCAATTGCTGCAGGCCGCGGCCGCGGCATCCGCCGATCGTGCCGTGGGGGTGCACCTCAAGCTGGAGACCGGGCTGGCCCGCAACGGCGTCGCGCCCGAGGACCAGCGGGTCGTCTTCGCCGAAGCGGCGCGGCTGGAGCGCATCGGCAAACTGCGGGTGATCGGACTGTTCAGCCACCTCTCGAACACGTCGGCCGAGGACGACCGGGCCGCACTGCGGGTGTTCCACGAGGGCGTGGGGATCGCGGCATCCGCCGGACTCGCCCCGCCGCTGCACCATATCGCCGCCACGCACGCGGCGATCGCGCTGCCCGAGGCGCGGCTGGGCTGCGTGCGCATCGGAATCGGGCTCTACGGGCTTTCGCCGTTCGCGGATCGCTCCTCGGCCGAGCTGGGCCTGCGGCCGGCGATGACCCTGCGCGCCGCGGTCGCGGCGGTGCGGCGCGTGCCCGCCGGACACGGGGTCTCCTACGGGTACGCCTACCGCACCGACCGCGAGACGACCCTCGCGCTCGTGCCGCTCGGCTATGCGGACGGCGTCCCGCGGCAGGCATCGGGGGCCGGGCCGGTCTTGATCGGCGGCCGCCGCCACCGGGTGGCCGGACGCATCGCGATGGACCAGTTCGTCGTCGACGTCGGCGACGCCGAGGTGGCCGTCGGCGACGAGGCGGTGCTGTTCGGCGACCCCACGCTGGGCGCACCGGCCGCAGACGAATGGGCCGATGCCGCGGGCACGATCAACTACGAGATCGTCACGCGCATCGGACCGCGCGTCGGCCGGCGACAGGTGTCGGCATGA
- a CDS encoding holo-ACP synthase: MIVGIGVDLVDIARFERTVERTPRLLDRLFSPAEQTRAPRSLAARYAAKEALIKALGGSDGVHWTEIEITPEASGRPWFTLTGSTAAVIAARGITGLHLSMSHDAGFATAFVIAEASGDAAHPIAVNPPASAAHSAPRDAEAPA, from the coding sequence GTGATCGTCGGAATCGGCGTCGACCTGGTCGACATCGCCCGCTTCGAGCGGACGGTGGAGCGCACGCCGCGTCTGCTGGACCGCCTCTTCTCGCCCGCGGAGCAGACGCGCGCACCCCGCTCCCTCGCCGCCCGCTACGCAGCCAAGGAAGCGCTGATCAAGGCCCTCGGGGGCTCTGACGGCGTGCACTGGACCGAGATCGAGATCACGCCGGAGGCCTCCGGGCGGCCGTGGTTCACCCTGACCGGCTCGACCGCGGCCGTCATCGCCGCGCGCGGCATCACGGGGCTGCACCTGTCCATGTCGCATGACGCCGGGTTCGCGACCGCGTTCGTCATCGCCGAGGCGTCGGGGGATGCCGCGCACCCGATCGCCGTGAACCCGCCCGCATCCGCGGCGCACTCTGCTCCTCGCGACGCGGAGGCGCCGGCGTGA
- the glmS gene encoding glutamine--fructose-6-phosphate transaminase (isomerizing) — protein sequence MCGIVGYVGPRDSQAILLAGLARLEYRGYDSAGVAVIDGDGGLGMRKRAGKLKVLRDDLVDHPLADGTTGIGHTRWATHGGPTDTNAHPHLADDDKLAVIHNGIIENFSEIKAELVAEGYVFRSETDTEAAAVLLGREYQKAGGDLVAAFRAVVSRLEGAFTLLAMHEDHPGLVVGARRNSPLVIGLGEGENFLGSDVAAFVEHTRNALAIGQDQIVAITPDGVSVTDFFGNAVEVEPFEVLWDAAAADKGGWTSFMAKEISEEPEAVLKTVLGRTRGGQVVIPELDGMDDLFAGIQRIIIVACGTAAYAGAVGKYAIEQWARVPVDVELAHEFRYRDPVIGPDTLVVSISQSGETMDTLMAVKYAREHGAKTLSICNTQGATIPRESDAIVYTHAGPEVAVASTKAFVAQITALYLFGLHLGRVRGTVDAEAAAVFVDELEAIPDKIRRILTEEQERIEQLAHWMADTRSVLFLGRHVGYPIAMEGALKLKELAYIHAEGFAAGELKHGPIALIEAGQPVFVIVPSPRESAELHKKVVSNIEEIRARGARVIAIAEEGDAAVLPHADEVLRIPLAGPLFEPLLAVVPLHIFAMGLATAKGLDVDQPRNLAKSVTVE from the coding sequence ATGTGTGGAATCGTCGGATACGTAGGCCCTCGCGACAGCCAGGCCATCCTTCTCGCCGGGCTGGCGCGGCTCGAGTACCGGGGCTACGACTCCGCCGGGGTCGCGGTCATCGACGGCGACGGCGGGCTCGGGATGCGCAAGCGCGCCGGCAAGCTCAAGGTGCTGCGCGACGACCTCGTCGACCACCCCCTCGCCGACGGGACCACCGGCATCGGGCACACCCGGTGGGCGACCCACGGCGGCCCCACCGACACCAACGCGCACCCGCACCTGGCCGATGACGACAAGCTCGCCGTCATCCACAACGGCATCATCGAGAACTTCTCCGAGATCAAGGCGGAGCTGGTCGCGGAAGGCTACGTCTTCCGCAGCGAGACCGACACCGAGGCCGCCGCGGTGCTCCTCGGCCGGGAGTACCAGAAGGCCGGCGGTGACCTCGTCGCCGCGTTCCGTGCCGTCGTCAGCCGGCTCGAGGGCGCGTTCACACTGTTGGCCATGCACGAAGACCACCCCGGCCTGGTCGTCGGTGCGCGGCGCAACTCGCCGCTGGTGATCGGCCTGGGCGAGGGCGAGAACTTCCTCGGTTCCGACGTGGCCGCGTTCGTCGAGCACACCCGCAACGCCCTCGCGATCGGCCAGGACCAGATCGTCGCGATCACTCCCGACGGCGTCTCGGTCACCGACTTCTTCGGCAACGCCGTCGAGGTGGAGCCGTTCGAGGTGCTGTGGGATGCCGCGGCCGCGGACAAGGGCGGCTGGACGAGCTTCATGGCCAAGGAGATCAGCGAAGAGCCGGAGGCCGTGCTCAAGACGGTCCTCGGACGCACCCGCGGCGGCCAGGTGGTCATCCCGGAGCTGGACGGTATGGACGATCTGTTCGCCGGCATCCAGCGCATCATCATCGTCGCGTGCGGGACCGCCGCGTACGCCGGTGCGGTGGGCAAGTACGCGATCGAGCAGTGGGCGCGCGTCCCCGTGGACGTGGAGCTCGCGCACGAGTTCCGCTACCGCGATCCCGTGATCGGCCCGGACACCCTGGTGGTCTCGATCAGCCAGTCCGGCGAGACCATGGACACGCTGATGGCCGTCAAGTACGCCCGCGAGCACGGCGCCAAGACCCTGTCGATCTGCAACACGCAGGGCGCCACCATCCCCCGCGAATCCGACGCGATCGTCTACACGCACGCCGGACCCGAGGTCGCCGTCGCGTCGACCAAGGCCTTCGTCGCGCAGATCACCGCGCTCTACCTGTTCGGGCTGCACCTGGGCCGCGTCCGCGGCACCGTGGACGCCGAGGCCGCCGCGGTCTTCGTGGACGAGCTGGAGGCGATCCCGGACAAGATCCGTCGCATCCTCACCGAAGAGCAGGAGCGCATCGAGCAGCTCGCGCACTGGATGGCCGACACCCGCTCGGTGCTGTTCCTCGGCCGCCACGTCGGGTACCCGATCGCCATGGAGGGTGCGCTCAAGCTCAAGGAGCTGGCCTACATCCACGCCGAGGGCTTCGCCGCCGGCGAGCTCAAGCACGGCCCGATCGCGCTGATCGAGGCCGGTCAGCCGGTGTTCGTCATCGTGCCCTCGCCGCGGGAGTCCGCCGAGCTGCACAAGAAGGTCGTCTCGAACATCGAGGAGATCCGTGCGCGCGGCGCGCGAGTGATCGCGATCGCCGAAGAGGGCGATGCCGCGGTGCTGCCGCACGCCGACGAGGTGCTGCGCATCCCACTGGCCGGCCCCCTCTTCGAGCCGCTGCTGGCGGTCGTGCCGCTGCACATCTTCGCGATGGGGCTGGCCACGGCGAAGGGCCTGGACGTGGACCAGCCCCGCAACCTCGCCAAGTCGGTCACGGTCGAGTAG
- a CDS encoding sugar transferase translates to MTTVEVGAAPWVAPVPELPVRPQAPTDRIESDAARSSALAAGAAARRITPALERRRREQRRYRRRLVATDTAVIVIVTASASLLHLLAAGAPALAADPWVIFRLPFTAAVAWTVMLWAFQTRSPRVIGAGSTEYKLVAHATGLAFGFLAIAFIVLQWDGLRDQLILALPVGLLILLITRRGWRRWLIAQRRGGNHVSRAIVVGRRADIEHVISTLERDNQRAYQVVGAALDDAPAGSAVAVPAGTYPVVATPATVAEAAREMGADTIIVASQLEDAEYTRQLSWQLEGTAADLVLCSRLTDVAGPRISFRQVEGLPLVQVRIPSFEGARHAYKRALDLLVAVVALVPIALVTPVIALLVMLDSPGGVFFRQRRVGLNGQEFDMLKFRTMRASAEQELPALLAQNEGAGPLFKLRSDPRVTRVGAVLRRLSLDELPQFWNVLRGDMSVVGPRPPLPSEVGGYDGAVFRRLYIKPGITGLWQVSGRSDLSWEQSVRLDLHYVENWSLMTDLMIIWRTARVMIRPQGAY, encoded by the coding sequence ATGACCACCGTCGAGGTCGGCGCCGCGCCGTGGGTCGCGCCCGTCCCCGAGCTGCCGGTCCGGCCGCAGGCGCCGACCGACCGCATCGAGTCCGATGCCGCCCGCAGCAGCGCGCTCGCGGCCGGAGCCGCCGCCCGGCGGATCACGCCGGCGCTGGAACGCCGGCGCCGCGAGCAGCGCCGCTACCGGCGGCGCCTGGTCGCAACCGATACCGCGGTCATCGTGATCGTCACCGCGAGCGCTTCGCTCCTGCACCTGCTCGCCGCCGGCGCGCCGGCGCTCGCGGCGGATCCGTGGGTGATCTTCCGGCTCCCGTTCACCGCTGCGGTGGCGTGGACGGTGATGCTGTGGGCGTTCCAGACGAGGTCGCCGCGGGTCATCGGGGCCGGCAGCACCGAGTACAAACTGGTCGCCCACGCCACCGGTCTGGCATTCGGATTCCTCGCGATCGCGTTCATCGTGCTGCAGTGGGACGGGTTGCGCGATCAGCTCATCCTGGCGCTGCCGGTGGGTCTGCTCATCCTGCTGATCACCCGCCGCGGCTGGCGGCGCTGGCTGATCGCCCAGCGACGCGGCGGCAACCACGTCTCCCGGGCCATCGTGGTCGGCCGCCGCGCCGACATCGAGCACGTCATCAGCACGCTCGAGCGGGACAACCAGCGCGCCTACCAGGTCGTGGGAGCCGCGCTGGATGACGCGCCCGCCGGCTCCGCCGTGGCCGTTCCGGCCGGGACATACCCGGTGGTGGCGACGCCGGCCACCGTCGCCGAAGCGGCGCGCGAGATGGGCGCCGACACGATCATCGTCGCGAGCCAGCTGGAGGATGCCGAGTACACCCGCCAACTGAGCTGGCAGCTGGAGGGGACCGCTGCGGACCTGGTGCTGTGCAGCAGGCTGACCGATGTCGCCGGGCCGCGGATCTCGTTCCGTCAGGTGGAGGGGCTGCCCCTCGTCCAGGTGCGGATCCCGTCGTTCGAGGGGGCCCGGCACGCGTACAAACGCGCGCTTGACCTGCTGGTCGCCGTCGTCGCGCTGGTGCCGATCGCGCTGGTCACGCCGGTGATCGCCCTGCTGGTGATGCTCGATTCTCCGGGCGGTGTGTTCTTCCGCCAGCGCCGCGTCGGCCTGAACGGTCAGGAGTTCGACATGCTCAAGTTCCGGACGATGCGCGCATCGGCCGAGCAGGAGCTGCCCGCCCTGCTGGCGCAGAACGAGGGCGCCGGCCCGCTGTTCAAGCTGCGCAGCGATCCGCGGGTCACGCGCGTCGGCGCTGTGCTGCGACGGCTCTCGCTGGACGAGCTGCCGCAGTTCTGGAACGTGCTGCGCGGCGACATGAGCGTCGTCGGCCCGCGCCCGCCTCTGCCGAGCGAGGTGGGCGGCTACGACGGGGCCGTCTTCCGGCGGCTGTACATCAAACCGGGGATCACGGGCCTGTGGCAGGTGAGCGGGCGCAGTGACCTGTCCTGGGAGCAGAGCGTCCGCCTCGACCTGCACTACGTCGAGAACTGGTCGCTCATGACGGACCTCATGATCATCTGGCGCACCGCCCGGGTGATGATCCGCCCTCAGGGTGCGTACTGA
- a CDS encoding glycosyltransferase family 4 protein: MFQSTRSGSAKRRPHILIIVQNLPVPLDRRVWLECQALVTRGYRVSVICPKGPGDAAREHLEGVDIYKYAPAPEAKGLGGFAWEFAYSWLRTAWLSLQVRRGGRFDVIQACNPPDTYWLLALLWRMAGVRFVFDHHDLNPELFRSRFGEPTGRLKRLEYRALVWLERRSFRAADHIISTNESYKAIAVSRGGRAASEVTVVRSGPDTQQMRPIYPDSPRPADGINLVYVGIMGPQDGVDQALHVVDELVHRRGRNNVTATLLGFGDCLDELKAEAKALLLHDHVTFTGRVDRVQMAEYLSRGDIGLCPDLKTPLNDVSTMNKTMEYMAYALPSVAFDLVETQVSGADTVLYAASGDVSAFADQVERLIDDPGLRARLGRAARHRATELMDWRPQAEAYVAVYDRITGHHLETPAVPETISDRLFDAQGRRYVDLDDAQVFDAYLLARDAERAAPVPTPAPVSAAAPVLTPAPVPAVARVAALARAEGGF; this comes from the coding sequence ATGTTCCAGAGCACCAGAAGCGGGTCCGCGAAGAGGCGCCCGCACATCCTGATCATCGTCCAGAACCTGCCGGTACCACTGGACCGGAGGGTGTGGCTGGAGTGTCAGGCTCTGGTCACCCGCGGGTACCGGGTCAGCGTGATCTGCCCCAAGGGTCCCGGCGACGCCGCTCGCGAGCACCTCGAGGGCGTGGACATCTACAAGTACGCCCCCGCGCCCGAGGCCAAGGGGCTGGGGGGCTTCGCGTGGGAGTTCGCCTACAGCTGGCTGCGCACCGCGTGGCTGAGCCTGCAGGTCCGCCGCGGAGGGCGGTTCGACGTGATCCAGGCGTGCAACCCGCCGGACACGTACTGGCTCCTGGCGCTGCTGTGGCGGATGGCCGGCGTCCGGTTCGTCTTCGACCACCACGACCTGAACCCCGAGCTGTTCCGCTCGCGCTTCGGAGAACCCACCGGGCGGCTGAAGAGGCTGGAGTACCGGGCACTGGTGTGGCTCGAGCGACGCTCGTTCCGCGCCGCCGATCACATCATCTCGACGAACGAGTCGTACAAGGCGATCGCGGTCAGCCGGGGCGGTCGCGCCGCGTCCGAGGTGACCGTGGTGCGCAGCGGACCGGATACGCAGCAGATGCGTCCGATCTATCCGGACAGCCCGAGGCCGGCGGACGGCATCAACCTGGTCTACGTCGGGATCATGGGCCCGCAGGACGGCGTCGACCAGGCACTGCACGTGGTCGACGAGCTGGTGCACCGTCGCGGACGCAACAACGTGACCGCGACGCTCCTGGGCTTCGGGGACTGCCTCGACGAGCTCAAAGCCGAGGCGAAGGCGCTTCTGCTGCACGATCACGTGACCTTCACCGGTCGCGTCGACCGGGTGCAGATGGCGGAGTACCTCAGCCGCGGCGACATCGGGCTGTGCCCCGACCTGAAGACGCCGTTGAACGACGTGTCGACGATGAACAAGACCATGGAGTACATGGCCTACGCCCTGCCGTCGGTCGCGTTCGACCTGGTCGAGACGCAGGTCTCCGGCGCCGACACCGTGCTGTACGCCGCCTCCGGCGATGTGTCCGCGTTCGCCGATCAGGTGGAACGGCTGATCGATGACCCCGGCCTGCGCGCCCGTCTGGGACGCGCCGCCCGGCACCGCGCCACAGAGCTGATGGACTGGCGCCCCCAGGCCGAGGCCTATGTCGCCGTCTACGACCGGATCACCGGGCACCATCTGGAGACGCCCGCCGTGCCCGAGACGATCTCGGACCGGCTCTTCGACGCGCAGGGCCGCCGCTATGTGGACCTGGACGACGCACAGGTCTTCGACGCCTACCTTCTGGCTCGGGATGCCGAGCGGGCGGCACCCGTGCCGACTCCGGCGCCCGTCTCCGCAGCCGCACCCGTGCTGACTCCGGCGCCCGTCCCGGCGGTGGCTCGCGTGGCGGCGCTGGCTCGGGCCGAAGGCGGGTTCTGA